One region of Desulfitobacterium chlororespirans DSM 11544 genomic DNA includes:
- the rlmH gene encoding 23S rRNA (pseudouridine(1915)-N(3))-methyltransferase RlmH yields the protein MQIKIVAVGKIREKFLVEGLKEYAKRLSAYIRLEMAEIADEPCPERLSPADEERVKAREGERLLKGIGPQDHVILLDLQGKEFTSPDFSEYMDDLALMGKSSVTFIIGGSLGVSEEVRKRADYRWSFSRLTFPHPLMRLMLLEQIYRAMRISKGEPYHK from the coding sequence CTGCAGATTAAGATCGTAGCGGTAGGGAAAATTCGGGAAAAATTCCTTGTGGAAGGGCTTAAGGAATATGCAAAGCGTTTAAGTGCTTATATCCGTCTGGAGATGGCGGAGATTGCCGATGAACCTTGCCCGGAGCGTCTTTCCCCCGCTGATGAAGAGCGGGTAAAGGCTAGAGAAGGTGAGCGGCTTCTGAAAGGGATCGGCCCTCAGGATCATGTTATTCTCCTTGATTTGCAGGGAAAAGAATTCACTTCGCCGGACTTCTCTGAATATATGGATGACCTTGCCTTAATGGGAAAAAGCAGCGTAACTTTTATCATCGGTGGTTCCTTGGGGGTCTCTGAGGAAGTAAGAAAAAGAGCGGATTACCGCTGGTCCTTTTCCCGTCTGACTTTCCCCCACCCTCTGATGAGGCTGATGCTGCTGGAGCAGATCTATCGGGCCATGCGCATCAGCAAGGGAGAGCCTTATCACAAATAG
- a CDS encoding S1C family serine protease, with product MGYYDQNDYSDYSSKRQRPGLFATLALALISALIGGLISVALVPSLYGNQPGGGKEVILGQGSSAPPVTITQPTGFPTVEVAKAVGPAVVGIANFQSQGRIFGGAGLTEAGTGSGFIIDAQYGYIVTNYHVVANASKLMVSLADGRNAEATLVGQDPRTDLAVLKITADGLTVAQLGNSEQVQVGEPVVAIGNPGGEEFARSVTQGVVSAKNRILLIEGESSFNLIQTDAAINPGNSGGPLVNYNGQVVGINSAKNAEAGFEGMGFAIPITDAIPVIEQLIAKGYFSHPGFLVSIDTRYTPEWAAQRGWPAGAYISNVDPSGPAAQAGIQAGDVLVKIEGVTVRSSLELTHELFKFKPGDTVTVTYYRNGQNTDVQVKLVEIIAN from the coding sequence ATGGGTTATTATGATCAAAATGATTACTCAGACTATTCATCAAAGAGGCAAAGACCCGGACTTTTCGCTACGCTAGCTCTGGCTTTAATCAGTGCACTCATCGGCGGCCTTATCTCCGTAGCCTTAGTGCCTTCTTTATATGGCAATCAGCCTGGGGGAGGAAAAGAGGTCATTCTCGGCCAAGGATCCTCTGCACCGCCGGTGACGATCACTCAGCCCACCGGATTTCCAACGGTAGAGGTTGCCAAAGCTGTGGGACCAGCTGTCGTGGGCATTGCCAACTTTCAATCTCAGGGCCGGATTTTTGGCGGTGCCGGACTGACTGAAGCAGGCACAGGTTCCGGTTTTATCATCGATGCTCAATACGGTTATATTGTTACCAACTACCATGTCGTCGCTAATGCTTCAAAACTAATGGTGAGTTTGGCCGACGGAAGAAATGCCGAGGCCACTTTAGTGGGTCAGGACCCCCGTACAGACCTGGCGGTGCTCAAAATTACCGCAGACGGACTTACGGTGGCACAGCTGGGTAACTCGGAGCAGGTCCAGGTGGGGGAACCGGTAGTGGCTATTGGCAACCCCGGTGGGGAGGAGTTTGCCCGTTCCGTGACTCAGGGTGTTGTGTCGGCCAAGAACCGGATTTTGTTAATCGAGGGAGAGTCCAGTTTTAACTTAATTCAAACCGATGCGGCCATCAACCCAGGCAATAGCGGTGGACCTCTAGTCAACTACAACGGCCAGGTGGTGGGAATCAATTCAGCTAAAAATGCGGAAGCCGGCTTTGAGGGCATGGGTTTTGCCATCCCGATTACGGATGCCATACCCGTTATCGAGCAGCTGATTGCCAAAGGTTACTTCAGTCATCCCGGATTTCTGGTCTCCATCGACACCCGCTATACACCCGAATGGGCGGCCCAAAGAGGTTGGCCCGCCGGCGCCTATATATCCAATGTGGACCCCAGCGGCCCGGCGGCTCAAGCCGGCATCCAGGCTGGGGATGTTCTGGTGAAGATTGAGGGAGTCACGGTCAGGAGCTCCCTGGAATTAACCCATGAGCTATTTAAGTTTAAACCGGGAGATACCGTTACGGTGACCTATTACCGTAATGGGCAAAATACCGATGTTCAGGTGAAATTGGTTGAGATCATCGCCAACTAG
- a CDS encoding MBL fold metallo-hydrolase, whose protein sequence is MHLATLASGSSGNSIVVGHDKRNFLVDCGISLKATLHNLSILDISPSEIEGIFVTHEHSDHIKGVGAVARKLKIPIYASAKIWDELNPSIGRLKDEQRVVVKDAFICAGLRVRVFPTSHDSRESFGVRVEVDQPVRGQSKAIGIATDTGIVTEEMHQALKGCDALVVEANHDREMLWQGGYPWYLKKRISGNYGHLENSQLAEGLLQWIEGNTQRIVLAHLSDENNTPETALSTILRILKESRVAKENRDLRLRVAPRYTPHELIVLEEY, encoded by the coding sequence GTGCATTTAGCGACGCTGGCCAGTGGAAGTTCCGGCAATTCCATTGTTGTGGGGCATGATAAGAGGAATTTTCTTGTTGATTGCGGTATTAGCCTCAAGGCAACACTACATAATCTATCCATCCTTGATATATCTCCTTCAGAAATCGAAGGAATTTTCGTTACCCATGAACATAGTGATCATATTAAAGGGGTTGGGGCTGTCGCGCGCAAACTTAAAATCCCCATTTATGCCTCAGCAAAGATCTGGGATGAGTTGAATCCCTCCATAGGAAGACTCAAGGATGAACAACGCGTGGTGGTCAAGGATGCTTTTATTTGCGCGGGCCTGCGGGTCCGTGTCTTTCCTACCTCCCACGACAGCCGGGAGAGCTTCGGTGTGCGGGTGGAGGTTGATCAGCCGGTCAGGGGTCAAAGTAAGGCCATTGGGATTGCTACGGATACGGGAATCGTCACTGAAGAAATGCATCAAGCCTTAAAAGGTTGTGACGCTTTAGTGGTGGAGGCCAATCATGACCGGGAAATGCTTTGGCAAGGGGGATATCCCTGGTATCTCAAGAAGCGAATCAGCGGGAATTATGGCCATTTAGAGAACAGTCAGCTGGCCGAAGGCCTTCTGCAATGGATCGAGGGAAATACCCAGCGCATTGTTTTAGCTCATTTAAGCGACGAAAACAATACACCGGAAACGGCTCTGTCTACCATCTTGCGTATACTCAAAGAATCCCGGGTGGCCAAGGAAAACCGGGATCTAAGATTGCGGGTGGCACCGCGCTATACGCCGCATGAACTGATTGTTTTGGAAGAATACTAA
- a CDS encoding tetratricopeptide repeat protein, with the protein MQKKTQKLTVYVIVGLLIISLVGTSFMFLGDMRPTVGKNYQDQINSLKQALEANPQDTQTRLALADTYYDWGMQTLSQDMAEENLATTTSILQQAVTEYQEVLKTEKNASILVDMATAAFYTSQNELADQTFQEALQEDPNFYNGLYNYGVFLYSQGDYGKAIEQWEKALALENTSTDNKERLERNIKLAQDGIVQQFQQPENGDSSDANAEAK; encoded by the coding sequence GTGCAGAAAAAAACCCAAAAATTAACCGTGTATGTTATTGTGGGCTTATTGATTATCAGCTTGGTAGGAACTTCCTTTATGTTCTTGGGGGATATGCGCCCCACGGTGGGGAAAAACTATCAGGATCAAATTAATAGTTTAAAGCAAGCCCTGGAAGCAAATCCTCAGGATACCCAAACCCGCTTGGCTCTTGCTGACACCTATTATGATTGGGGTATGCAAACATTATCCCAGGATATGGCGGAAGAAAATCTGGCAACAACGACTTCGATACTTCAACAGGCGGTGACGGAATATCAGGAGGTTCTCAAGACCGAGAAGAATGCTAGCATCCTGGTCGATATGGCTACTGCCGCTTTTTACACAAGCCAAAATGAATTGGCCGATCAGACCTTCCAAGAAGCTTTGCAGGAGGATCCGAATTTTTATAACGGTCTTTACAATTACGGGGTTTTCCTGTATTCCCAGGGAGACTATGGCAAAGCTATTGAACAATGGGAGAAGGCTCTCGCCTTAGAAAACACCTCTACGGACAATAAAGAAAGACTGGAGAGAAATATTAAGCTGGCTCAAGACGGGATTGTCCAGCAATTTCAACAACCGGAAAACGGAGATTCGTCTGATGCAAACGCTGAGGCTAAATAA
- a CDS encoding FAD-dependent oxidoreductase, with amino-acid sequence MKLKKKAIAFAMVSALTLSLVGCGGTSAPAATEPEKSLAGKPGTYSATTTGHNGPLKLELTVDEKGIKDLKLVESKETLMVGGFAFDVLRQEMLDHQTLSLDAVSGATVSSRAIMAAAKDALTQAGADIAGLEAKKIEKSAPGQLTWETEILVVGAGMAGMTATLQAAEAGADVILVEKQGVIGGTSALNAGYVYGAGTKVQEEFKINDSEEKYYEDLLGLTQVAKDKYIDSNLLKIMAFNSAENIQWLVDKGIKFYTVDPANIHPPRSTPRIHKAEGGGSGIIKVLYDKALALGVKVYTNTPVVELIKEGDKVVGAKAEDSDGNEITIKAKSVILTSGGYGKNKDMVKESNPKLTDYTNSNVNDGDTIILGKGVGADIIMKDALLMHHTAYANGGIGGESFDALYVTPEGKRFVDESTYFYWRSRALREQGFEDMWTIATESLYKTYKDSIDKSIESGSKAFKADTIEELAQKMNMDPAALKKTIEDYNKMVEAGKDTEFNKPAQYLSKVTAPYIGLDMKGGLVDTTGGLRVNENAQVVDTKGNVIQGLYAAGSAAWAQTISQEYEGSGSAMLQGLTFGRVAAEHATK; translated from the coding sequence ATGAAACTAAAAAAGAAAGCAATAGCTTTCGCAATGGTGTCGGCTTTGACCCTGTCTCTTGTCGGATGCGGCGGAACATCCGCCCCAGCGGCAACTGAACCTGAAAAGTCCTTAGCGGGTAAACCGGGCACTTACAGTGCAACCACCACCGGCCACAATGGTCCTTTAAAGCTGGAACTCACAGTGGATGAGAAAGGAATCAAGGATCTGAAACTGGTAGAATCCAAGGAAACCCTGATGGTGGGAGGATTCGCCTTTGATGTCCTTCGTCAGGAGATGCTCGATCATCAGACGTTGAGTCTGGATGCAGTATCCGGGGCCACAGTTTCCAGCAGGGCGATTATGGCAGCAGCGAAAGATGCATTAACACAAGCAGGAGCGGATATTGCGGGCCTGGAAGCCAAAAAGATTGAGAAAAGCGCACCCGGTCAGCTTACTTGGGAAACGGAAATCTTAGTTGTTGGCGCCGGTATGGCTGGTATGACGGCAACTCTTCAGGCAGCCGAAGCAGGAGCAGATGTTATCTTGGTGGAAAAACAAGGGGTTATCGGTGGAACCTCCGCACTCAATGCGGGATATGTCTACGGTGCAGGGACAAAGGTTCAGGAGGAATTTAAAATCAATGACTCTGAAGAAAAGTACTACGAAGATTTATTAGGCCTTACTCAAGTGGCTAAAGATAAGTATATCGATAGCAATCTGTTAAAGATTATGGCCTTCAACTCCGCTGAGAACATTCAATGGCTGGTGGATAAAGGAATTAAGTTTTACACCGTGGATCCTGCCAATATCCATCCCCCCAGAAGCACCCCCCGCATTCATAAAGCCGAAGGCGGCGGAAGCGGTATCATTAAGGTGCTTTATGACAAAGCCTTAGCTTTAGGGGTTAAAGTCTATACCAATACACCCGTGGTTGAGCTGATTAAAGAAGGGGATAAAGTCGTTGGCGCCAAAGCGGAGGACAGCGACGGCAATGAAATCACCATCAAGGCCAAAAGCGTTATCCTTACCAGCGGCGGATATGGTAAGAATAAGGACATGGTGAAGGAATCCAATCCCAAGCTTACCGATTATACTAATTCCAATGTCAACGATGGGGATACCATCATCCTGGGTAAAGGGGTAGGAGCGGATATTATTATGAAGGATGCTCTGCTCATGCATCATACGGCTTATGCTAATGGAGGAATAGGGGGTGAATCTTTTGATGCTCTCTATGTGACTCCTGAGGGCAAACGTTTTGTTGATGAATCCACCTACTTCTACTGGCGCTCCAGAGCACTAAGAGAACAAGGCTTTGAGGATATGTGGACTATTGCTACCGAATCCCTCTACAAGACCTACAAGGATTCCATTGATAAATCCATCGAATCGGGAAGCAAAGCTTTTAAAGCCGATACCATCGAAGAGCTGGCCCAAAAAATGAATATGGACCCCGCTGCCTTAAAGAAAACTATCGAAGACTATAACAAAATGGTTGAAGCCGGTAAGGACACCGAATTTAACAAACCTGCCCAGTATTTAAGCAAAGTGACAGCGCCCTATATCGGTCTTGATATGAAAGGCGGTCTTGTGGATACCACCGGCGGCTTAAGAGTTAATGAAAACGCCCAGGTTGTCGATACGAAAGGAAATGTAATCCAGGGACTTTATGCTGCCGGAAGCGCGGCCTGGGCTCAAACCATCTCTCAAGAATATGAAGGCAGCGGCTCCGCTATGCTTCAAGGTTTGACCTTCGGAAGAGTAGCGGCAGAACATGCAACAAAATAA
- a CDS encoding MerR family transcriptional regulator produces the protein MRIGEFASKLNITQDTVRHYMDLGLLIPQKNGGQYFFEQDDMDDMEKIMNLKQLNFSLTEILKVLSYKRMTGMDSEEYRTLYLSLLEEKKNKIDAEVQKHLEVRSKLRGNIDLIKSREKRELKRIGFPIAALTMLACPQCRAPLHISDGTIEKNMIFEADIQCDCGYNAIIEDGIYVDPKVRKITYPDGSKFPTREEFLAAASTKYINLRYKAMDMVIEAIQKESRHPRYILEIDPCICLFLMQYIKHLPMGTTYILNYNDFEKLNFAKKEIEANYDHKHFIFFCCDVRDLPLAKNSLDIIVDFLMTKAYARSEQEFVVKRVLPLLQMNGLLTGVYPYVKPRSQNALVVPSPIRDYLNKEHIHDKLSELGVMKMRDSDLGPVVENNPYETDIRGKELFFNIFAGKPEAALMFKPIGQKDKEKFKAVMSL, from the coding sequence ATGAGAATTGGTGAGTTTGCCTCAAAACTGAATATCACCCAAGATACTGTCAGACATTATATGGACCTGGGCTTGCTGATTCCACAAAAGAACGGCGGCCAATACTTTTTTGAGCAAGACGATATGGATGACATGGAAAAAATCATGAATCTTAAGCAGCTGAATTTTTCATTAACGGAGATACTTAAAGTTTTAAGCTATAAACGAATGACGGGAATGGATTCGGAAGAGTATAGAACTCTTTATTTGTCCTTGCTGGAAGAAAAAAAGAACAAAATTGATGCAGAAGTGCAGAAACATCTTGAAGTCCGTTCCAAGCTGAGAGGGAATATCGATCTTATCAAGAGCCGCGAAAAAAGAGAGCTGAAGCGGATCGGGTTCCCTATAGCTGCTCTAACCATGCTGGCTTGTCCCCAGTGCCGGGCACCCTTGCATATTTCAGACGGCACCATCGAGAAGAATATGATCTTTGAGGCTGACATTCAATGTGATTGTGGTTACAATGCCATTATTGAAGATGGTATTTATGTGGATCCTAAAGTCAGAAAAATAACTTATCCCGACGGGAGCAAATTTCCGACAAGGGAAGAATTTCTGGCCGCAGCGTCCACAAAATATATCAATCTGCGCTATAAAGCCATGGATATGGTCATTGAAGCGATCCAAAAAGAGAGCAGACATCCCCGTTATATTCTGGAGATCGACCCCTGTATATGTTTGTTTCTAATGCAGTACATCAAGCATTTGCCCATGGGTACCACCTATATTTTAAATTATAATGATTTTGAAAAATTAAATTTTGCCAAAAAGGAAATTGAAGCCAATTATGATCATAAGCATTTTATATTTTTCTGTTGTGATGTGCGGGATTTGCCTTTAGCAAAGAATTCCCTTGATATCATTGTTGATTTTCTGATGACCAAAGCCTATGCTAGAAGTGAGCAGGAATTTGTCGTTAAACGGGTTCTCCCTTTACTGCAAATGAATGGTCTTTTAACCGGTGTATACCCTTATGTTAAACCACGCTCCCAGAACGCCTTGGTTGTACCGTCCCCAATACGGGACTATCTGAATAAGGAGCATATTCATGATAAGCTGAGTGAACTTGGGGTTATGAAAATGCGGGATTCCGACTTAGGCCCCGTTGTGGAGAATAACCCCTATGAAACAGATATTCGGGGCAAAGAGCTGTTTTTTAATATATTTGCAGGAAAACCGGAAGCGGCTCTGATGTTTAAACCCATCGGCCAAAAAGACAAAGAAAAATTCAAAGCGGTTATGTCATTGTAG
- a CDS encoding molybdopterin-containing oxidoreductase family protein, with translation MTVLRSACPLNCPDSCGFVVEYSEDKGLQVRGDKEHPLTKGIVCSKAQAQAQRVFSAERLRFPLLKDQGGFRRISWAEAYTLLTDKIKETLEEVGSWGILHHYDYGHNGKLRELDRRFFQALGGVTEPRGSMCWGAGYRAQEIDFGGVLAGDWTQVSQAKVIILWGRDPAVTNLHIVPLLLEAKKAGAKIIAINPVRVKSADFAQDYVQVHPGSDGVLAMGIAHIILREGWLDWDFVRRSVHGLEAFARRAKEYNPERVALLTGVSVEKQEELAQTISRTRPVTILAGYGLQRYSGGGNTLRAIDALLALTGNLGQTGAGIHYGYQYHGRHLNKVTMDSQCYQSRTFPHPFLAEEIGKADPPVRLAVVTRSNPLVQQPNSLLWREVWRKIPFKVTFDITLTETARHSDLVLPVTTAFEDEDLIATSWSPILQLTQRIVEPRYEARSEVVIFTELAQRLGLGDAFPYTPEQWLEYVLAPLAEYGITLESLRKGPLRTPYIPEVAWQDGQFKTPSGKIELASEIALAEYGDAVADPLLESSRDDLKTNLEFTRPPSQGEYPWYLITPHPHHALHSQFQETEGFHLYIHPQLAEKYYLSTGDRALVETEHGQLLAWVSVSEDIHPQTVVLPEGGTEDGWGVNQLLAGKPSDFGESTPYYEARCQLRKWLVD, from the coding sequence ATGACCGTTCTGCGCTCGGCTTGTCCGTTGAATTGTCCAGACAGCTGCGGCTTTGTTGTGGAGTACAGTGAGGATAAAGGACTGCAGGTTCGTGGGGATAAGGAGCATCCGCTAACCAAGGGAATAGTATGTTCAAAAGCTCAGGCTCAGGCGCAACGAGTCTTCTCAGCCGAAAGACTGCGTTTTCCCCTTCTCAAGGACCAGGGAGGGTTTCGGCGTATTTCCTGGGCTGAAGCCTATACCCTTTTAACAGATAAAATCAAAGAGACCCTTGAAGAGGTGGGTTCCTGGGGGATTCTCCACCATTATGATTATGGTCACAATGGGAAGTTAAGAGAGCTGGACCGGCGCTTTTTCCAGGCCTTAGGCGGGGTCACGGAGCCCAGAGGAAGTATGTGCTGGGGAGCAGGCTACCGGGCTCAGGAGATTGATTTCGGGGGAGTTCTGGCCGGGGATTGGACTCAGGTCAGTCAGGCGAAGGTTATTATCCTGTGGGGAAGGGATCCGGCCGTTACTAATCTGCATATAGTGCCCCTTTTGCTGGAGGCTAAGAAGGCCGGAGCCAAGATCATTGCGATTAATCCGGTGCGGGTGAAAAGTGCTGATTTTGCTCAGGATTATGTTCAGGTTCATCCCGGCAGTGATGGCGTCCTGGCCATGGGAATCGCCCATATTATTTTACGGGAAGGCTGGCTGGATTGGGATTTTGTACGCAGGTCCGTCCATGGGCTGGAAGCCTTTGCCCGCAGGGCGAAGGAATACAACCCGGAAAGGGTAGCCCTGTTGACCGGGGTATCGGTAGAAAAACAAGAGGAATTAGCCCAGACCATAAGCCGCACCCGGCCGGTCACGATCCTGGCCGGATACGGCTTGCAACGGTATAGCGGCGGCGGTAATACCCTCCGCGCTATTGATGCTCTTTTAGCTTTGACCGGCAACCTGGGCCAGACCGGAGCAGGCATCCACTACGGCTATCAATACCATGGCCGTCATCTCAACAAAGTCACTATGGATTCCCAGTGTTATCAGTCCCGGACCTTTCCCCATCCGTTTTTAGCCGAAGAGATCGGCAAGGCTGATCCCCCGGTTCGCTTGGCTGTAGTGACCCGCTCCAACCCTCTGGTCCAACAGCCTAATTCCCTGCTTTGGCGGGAGGTCTGGCGGAAAATACCCTTTAAGGTGACCTTTGATATCACCCTGACGGAGACGGCCCGCCATTCCGATCTGGTTCTGCCTGTTACCACGGCTTTTGAAGATGAGGACCTGATCGCCACCTCCTGGAGTCCCATTCTCCAGCTTACTCAGAGGATCGTGGAGCCCCGGTATGAAGCGAGGTCTGAGGTGGTGATTTTTACAGAACTGGCCCAACGTCTGGGTTTGGGAGATGCCTTTCCTTATACTCCGGAGCAGTGGCTGGAATACGTCCTGGCACCCTTGGCCGAGTATGGGATAACTCTGGAGAGTTTAAGGAAAGGCCCTCTGCGGACCCCTTATATCCCTGAAGTGGCCTGGCAGGATGGGCAGTTTAAGACACCCAGCGGTAAGATTGAACTGGCTTCAGAGATAGCTCTGGCTGAATACGGGGATGCCGTAGCTGATCCCCTTCTCGAAAGTTCCCGGGATGATCTGAAAACGAATCTGGAATTTACCAGACCCCCAAGTCAAGGGGAGTATCCCTGGTATCTCATCACCCCTCATCCCCATCATGCCCTTCATTCCCAGTTCCAGGAAACAGAAGGCTTTCACCTTTATATTCATCCCCAACTGGCTGAGAAGTATTACCTCTCCACCGGGGATCGGGCCTTGGTAGAGACGGAGCATGGCCAACTTTTGGCCTGGGTATCTGTCTCCGAGGACATTCACCCGCAAACAGTGGTTCTGCCCGAGGGAGGCACCGAGGATGGATGGGGAGTGAATCAGCTGCTGGCGGGGAAACCTTCGGATTTCGGCGAAAGCACACCTTACTACGAAGCCCGGTGCCAGCTGCGTAAATGGCTGGTGGACTGA
- the scfB gene encoding thioether cross-link-forming SCIFF peptide maturase — MFLEGYDLKKNVHSYQQGDLKIAYDVNSGSLHILDDTTFSILKVLERLQEEHKPLAKETVTALLQAEGMPLPQEVAEEIFAEMEELQQEGVLFSKEAEEKGPAYPAKPIVKAICLHVAHDCNLRCNYCFAGTGAFGGQRGLMDVATGKQAIDFVLEASAHRKHCEVDFFGGEPLLNYQMVKEVVRYGKEAAQAKGKTIKFTITTNAVLLSEEIQNFLEQEDISVVLSIDGRPEVHDRMRPYANGQGSYAQVAPRLQQFAAKRPESSPYAVGTYYYARGTYTHYNLDFDQDVTHLLDLGMKQISLEPVVAQPSDPYAFQEGDLAEILKTYDRLGEELLARRGQGEDFSFFHFNIALDQGPCLPKRLSGCGAGHEYVAISPEGDLYPCHQFVGQEEFKMGSLGQEGVPLNPEIIEKFRSAHVYSKPACRQCWARFSCSGGCHSANYAFSGQLNEVYALGCEFQKKRLEVALYMKIKET; from the coding sequence ATGTTCCTTGAAGGATATGATCTTAAAAAAAATGTTCATAGCTACCAACAGGGAGATCTGAAGATTGCTTACGATGTCAATTCCGGCTCCCTGCATATTTTAGATGACACGACCTTTTCAATCCTGAAAGTTCTGGAAAGACTACAGGAGGAGCACAAGCCTTTGGCTAAAGAAACGGTCACAGCGCTGTTACAGGCAGAGGGTATGCCTCTCCCTCAGGAGGTAGCCGAGGAAATCTTTGCGGAGATGGAAGAGCTGCAGCAGGAGGGTGTCCTCTTCTCTAAGGAAGCCGAAGAGAAAGGCCCTGCCTATCCGGCCAAGCCTATTGTCAAAGCCATCTGTCTTCATGTCGCCCACGATTGCAACCTGCGCTGCAATTACTGCTTTGCAGGAACCGGGGCCTTTGGGGGACAGCGGGGTCTTATGGACGTGGCAACCGGCAAACAGGCCATTGACTTTGTTCTGGAGGCTTCGGCTCATCGCAAGCATTGTGAAGTGGACTTTTTCGGCGGTGAGCCCCTTCTGAACTATCAAATGGTCAAAGAGGTTGTTCGCTACGGGAAAGAGGCAGCCCAGGCTAAAGGCAAAACCATTAAGTTTACCATAACCACCAATGCAGTGCTGCTGAGCGAAGAAATACAAAACTTCCTGGAGCAGGAAGATATCAGTGTCGTCCTCAGTATTGACGGGCGTCCGGAGGTCCATGATCGGATGCGTCCCTATGCCAATGGACAGGGAAGCTATGCCCAAGTAGCTCCGCGCCTGCAGCAGTTTGCCGCGAAACGTCCCGAGAGCTCTCCCTATGCCGTAGGTACTTACTATTATGCCCGGGGAACCTATACCCATTACAACCTGGACTTTGATCAAGATGTCACCCACCTGCTGGATTTGGGGATGAAACAAATATCCCTGGAACCTGTGGTAGCCCAACCCAGCGATCCCTATGCTTTCCAGGAAGGGGATCTTGCCGAGATTTTAAAGACCTATGACCGATTAGGGGAAGAATTGCTGGCTCGCCGTGGCCAAGGCGAAGATTTTAGCTTTTTTCATTTTAATATAGCTCTGGACCAAGGTCCATGCCTGCCCAAGCGTCTCTCCGGCTGCGGAGCCGGCCATGAATATGTGGCGATTTCACCGGAGGGAGATCTCTATCCCTGTCATCAGTTTGTCGGCCAGGAGGAATTCAAAATGGGCTCCCTTGGACAAGAGGGTGTTCCTCTTAATCCGGAGATCATCGAAAAGTTTCGTTCCGCCCATGTCTATAGCAAACCAGCCTGCCGCCAATGCTGGGCGCGTTTTTCCTGCAGCGGTGGCTGCCACTCGGCCAATTATGCTTTTAGCGGCCAACTTAACGAGGTCTATGCTTTAGGGTGTGAGTTTCAGAAGAAACGTCTTGAAGTAGCCCTCTATATGAAGATCAAAGAGACATAA
- the scfA gene encoding six-cysteine ranthipeptide SCIFF, with protein sequence MAKHIQTVVKANLSATLKTGGCGECQTSCQSACKTSCTVGNQVCVK encoded by the coding sequence ATGGCAAAGCATATTCAAACAGTTGTTAAAGCCAATTTAAGTGCAACTTTAAAAACAGGTGGCTGCGGAGAGTGTCAGACTTCCTGCCAATCGGCCTGCAAAACATCCTGCACCGTAGGCAATCAAGTCTGTGTTAAGTAG
- a CDS encoding ABC transporter ATP-binding protein, which produces MLKVDNINVFYGAIHAIKGISLEVNEGEIVTLIGANGAGKSTVLKTISGLLRTKTGGINFLGKDITSTVPHKIVERGLAHVPEGRRIFLQMTVQENLEMGAYTRPSGDIEAELEKVYVLFPRLLERRKQVAGTLSGGEQQMLAIGRALMSKPKLLMLDEPSMGLAPILVEQIFTIIQEMNKAGTTVLLVEQNAQMALSIADRAYVLETGSISISGTGRELAESDEIRKAYLGG; this is translated from the coding sequence ATGTTGAAAGTCGATAATATAAACGTCTTTTACGGTGCTATACACGCCATCAAGGGTATCTCCCTGGAGGTCAACGAAGGTGAGATCGTGACTCTGATCGGGGCCAATGGAGCCGGCAAGAGCACCGTCCTCAAGACTATTTCCGGCTTGCTGCGCACCAAGACCGGCGGCATAAACTTCTTGGGAAAAGACATCACTTCCACGGTACCCCACAAGATTGTGGAACGCGGTTTGGCTCATGTCCCTGAAGGCCGGCGGATTTTTCTGCAAATGACTGTCCAGGAAAATCTGGAAATGGGCGCCTACACCCGCCCTTCCGGCGATATCGAGGCCGAATTGGAAAAGGTCTACGTTCTGTTTCCACGGCTTTTGGAACGCCGCAAACAGGTTGCGGGCACGCTTTCCGGAGGGGAGCAGCAGATGCTGGCTATTGGCAGGGCGCTGATGAGCAAGCCCAAACTTCTGATGCTGGATGAGCCCTCCATGGGCCTTGCGCCGATACTGGTGGAGCAGATCTTCACCATTATCCAGGAGATGAACAAGGCCGGAACCACTGTGCTTCTTGTGGAGCAGAATGCCCAGATGGCCCTGTCTATTGCTGATAGAGCCTATGTTCTGGAGACCGGCTCCATCTCCATTTCCGGCACCGGCCGGGAACTGGCCGAGAGCGATGAGATCCGCAAGGCCTATCTGGGAGGCTGA